TGCAGCAGACATCTGCCCCATCCAACTGCTGTTAAAAACAACCTTGGTACGCTCCGGATCGAGGATTTTAAAGACCTGCTGCTTGTAAGTCTCGGCGTTTTTCAACACCTCTTCACGGGTCAGCGCCTTACGGGTTTCATTTTTACCGGTAGGATCGCCAATCATGCCGGTAAAATCGCCGATCAGAAAATTCACCTCGTGCCCCAGGTCCTGAAATTGCTTCAGCTTCTGAATGAGCACGGTGTGCCCGACATGCAGATCGGGTGCAGTCGGATCGAAGCCGGCCTTGACTTTAAGGGGAACTCCGGTCTCGACCGACTTCTTAAGCTTTGCCTCGAGTTCGCTTTCAACCAGAATTTCTACTGCGCCGCGGCGGATGATCGCCATCTGCTCCTGAACCGACTTCATATCCCTACCTTTTCATTATATTGGATATTGCTACCTGCATCCGTCTACGATGCAGCATCTCTGTTTCCATTGACTGCGACAACTGAAACTGCTGTCAACCGGCGGACCTCCGAGTTTGCGGGAGAAAACACCAGCTAACCGATTTCCTCCAGAATACGATGTACCCTGGAAGCCTTGCCCGTCGCCTCATCGATCTCCACCAATACGCCGCAAAGGACGGGATCCTTTTTCGCAACTTCAAAGCGAACCGGAAGTTGCGTGAGGAACTTATCGATAGCCCCCTCCTTACGCATGCCGATAACGGCATCGCGGCTTCCGGTCAACCCAGCATCGGAGATAAAGGCCGTACCACCGGCAAGTACCCTTTCATCGGCGGTCTGCACATGGGTATGGGTGCCGATGACAGCGGAAACCCGACCGTCAAGATAAAATCCGAGAGCCGCTTTTTCACTGGTAGCCTCGGCATGGAAGTCAACCAGAATGATCGGTGTCTGCTGACGCAGCATTTCGATCTCCCGATCGGCGGCAAGGAAAGGGCACTCCAGATTATTCATAAACACCCGCCCCTCAAGATTGAGGACCCCAACCTTGGTACCGGCAGCAGTAGCATAGACACCGCTGCCACGCCCGGGCAACCCGGGCGGATAATTGCCAGGGCGAAGCAAGCGTGATTCACAATCGAGATAGTCGTATATTTCCCGCTTGTCCCAGATATGATTACCGGATGTAAGGACATCAATACCCAGGTCATACAACTCGGCAGCGATGTTCACCGTAAGACCGAAGCCGGCGGCGGCATTTTCCCCATTGGCAACAACCAGATCGACATTCCAGGCATCCACCAAGGTATGCAACCGATTCTCTACGGCCCTACGGCCGGTACGTCCGATAATATCCCCGATAAATAAAATATTCAAAAGCTACCATCTCCATGCAAAACATTGACGTCGGGAATACCCGTTCGCTGAACCTACATCTGACGCCAAACCCTCAGCAGCTATTTGGCAAACTCCACCGCCCTGGTTTCGCGAATGACGTTAATCTTGATCTGACCGGGATAAGCCATCTCCTCCTCGATCTGTCGCGCAATCTGCTTGGCCAGGGTATGGGACTGAACATCCGACACTTCTTCGCTGGAAACCATAACCCGGATTTCACGACCGGCCTGGATGGCATAACAGTTGGTAACGCCGGCAAAGGAGGTCCCGATACGCTCCAAGTCCTGAAGTCGCTTAACGTAGGTTTCAAGCATTTCACGACGGGCACCGGGGCGCGCACCGGAGAGAGCATCGGCCGCCTGAACCAGCACGGCAAGAACCGTCGAAGGCTTCTCGTCCTCATGATGGGCAGCCAGAGCATGAACGATCTTGGCCGATTCGCCATACTTACGCGCAAGATTGGCCCCGATGACGGCATGCGAACCTTCCACTTCGTGGTCGACGGCCTTGCCGATATCATGCAGCAATCCGGCCCGCTTGGCCTGCTTGACATTGATGCCAAGCTCGGCGGCCATGATACCGCACAAGAAAGCAACTTCGATGGAATGCTGAAGCACGTTCTGCCCGTAAGAAGTACGATAGCGCAGGCGCCCGATAAGCTTGATAATCTCGGGATGAATCCCATGCACGCCAACATCGAAAGTCGCTTGTTCGCCAGCCTCGCGAATGGCGTTGTCGACATCCTGGGTGGCCTTGTTTACCGCTTCCTCGATACGCGACGGATGAATGCGACCATCCCCGATGAGCCGCTCCAGAGCCAACCGTGCAACCTCGCGCCGAACGGGGTTAAATCCGGAAATAATAACGGCTTCGGGAGTATCATCGATAATCAGATCGATACCGGTGGCCGCTTCAATGGCACGGATATTACGTCCCTCCCGACCGATAATGCGCCCTTTCATTTCATCATTGGGCAACGGCACGACGCTAACGGCGCTTTCTGCGACAAAATCACCGGCATAGCGTTGCACGGCGAGAGCCAGAATCTCCTGCGCTTTTTTATCTGCGGCTTCCTTGGCTTCATCCTCGATCTGCTTGATTTTTTTGGCGCACTCGTGCCGCGCCTCACTCTCCATCTGCTCCATGAGTTGCGCCTTGGCCTCCTCGGCGCCCAACCCGGCCAGCTCCTCGAGCCGCTCACGTTGCTGGCGGAC
This DNA window, taken from Syntrophotalea carbinolica DSM 2380, encodes the following:
- a CDS encoding TIGR00282 family metallophosphoesterase; this translates as MNILFIGDIIGRTGRRAVENRLHTLVDAWNVDLVVANGENAAAGFGLTVNIAAELYDLGIDVLTSGNHIWDKREIYDYLDCESRLLRPGNYPPGLPGRGSGVYATAAGTKVGVLNLEGRVFMNNLECPFLAADREIEMLRQQTPIILVDFHAEATSEKAALGFYLDGRVSAVIGTHTHVQTADERVLAGGTAFISDAGLTGSRDAVIGMRKEGAIDKFLTQLPVRFEVAKKDPVLCGVLVEIDEATGKASRVHRILEEIG
- the rny gene encoding ribonuclease Y; the encoded protein is MSIEIQWIGIGAAFLVGAIGGALVRRKVAATQLAEAKRMADQILSEATKEADILRKEAEIQKKDALLEAKTAWEQEAREMRRELQAQEKRLVQREENLDRKVAQVDARDEEFGQREKRLSQQESRIRSWEKEADALVRQQRERLEELAGLGAEEAKAQLMEQMESEARHECAKKIKQIEDEAKEAADKKAQEILALAVQRYAGDFVAESAVSVVPLPNDEMKGRIIGREGRNIRAIEAATGIDLIIDDTPEAVIISGFNPVRREVARLALERLIGDGRIHPSRIEEAVNKATQDVDNAIREAGEQATFDVGVHGIHPEIIKLIGRLRYRTSYGQNVLQHSIEVAFLCGIMAAELGINVKQAKRAGLLHDIGKAVDHEVEGSHAVIGANLARKYGESAKIVHALAAHHEDEKPSTVLAVLVQAADALSGARPGARREMLETYVKRLQDLERIGTSFAGVTNCYAIQAGREIRVMVSSEEVSDVQSHTLAKQIARQIEEEMAYPGQIKINVIRETRAVEFAK